A genome region from Portunus trituberculatus isolate SZX2019 chromosome 40, ASM1759143v1, whole genome shotgun sequence includes the following:
- the LOC123515996 gene encoding lysM and putative peptidoglycan-binding domain-containing protein 3-like, with translation MSSSFRKGGGGGAAQRNYKYRRLSSTEKGSGIYYSSCDEDEEIFFSQGTELIKLNGRSSSASKDHSSDIAAKYVPDYEQLVDRPIKHGETLTGLALKYRIPVAELKRINKIIQEKEFYALKSLKIPIKANSILAEVLQQEQCQNEPASASVASTRAAMLGTRSVSSCSEYESDSEMHVGYISIDRILRDKRTKKEAKKFLDSMQKDLADIREKTNSYKNSLDEVAAVLTDQRFQPLDRQESGCSGADWGISWWRILLIGALLLVGIPFLVYVYLNYPKN, from the exons ATGAGTTCTTCGTTCCGCaaaggtggtggcggcggtgcggctcagag GAATTACAAATATCGAAGACTCTCAAGCACTGAAAAAGGGTCTGGCATCTACTACAGCTCctgtgatgaagatgaagaaatatttttctctcaaggTACAGAGCTGATAAAGCTTAATGGTCGAAGCAGCAGTGCTTCCAAAGACCACAGCAGTGACATAGCAGCCAAGTATGTTCCTGATTATGAACAGCTTGTAGACCGACCAATCAAGCATGGGGAGACTCTGACTGGATTGGCCCTCAAGTACAGGATCCCT GTAGCAGAGTTGAAGAGAATCAACAAAATTATCCAAGAAAAAGAGTTCTATGCTTTGAAGTCATTAAAAATACCAATTAAAGCGAATTCTATACTCGCTGAAGTGCTGCAGCAAGAACAGTGTCAGAATGAGCCTGCATCAGCTAGTGTGGCCAGCACAAGAGCAGCAATGCTGGGCACTAGAAGTGTCAGCAGTTGCAGCGAGTATGAAAGTGATTCTGAGATGCATGTTGGTTACATAAGTATTGATCGTATTTTGAGAGACAAACGAACcaagaaggaagcaaaaaaatttCTAGATTCAATGCAGAAAGATTTAGCAGATATTCGAGAAAAAACCAACTCTTATAAGAACTCTCTAGATGAAGTAGCTGCAGTACTGACAGACCAACGTTTCCAGCCACTGGATCGGCAGGAGAGTGGATGCTCAGGAGCTGATTGGGGGATTTCATGGTGGAGAATATTATTAATTGGAGCTTTACTTCTTGTTGGTATCCCTTTCTTGGTATATGTTTATTTGAATTATCCAAAGAATTAA